Proteins found in one Streptomyces sp. CB09001 genomic segment:
- a CDS encoding UBP-type zinc finger domain-containing protein, which yields MTSDTGIDPTVPPSGPGCVECDAVGGWWFHLRRCASCGHVGCCDSSPGQHATGHFRSTGHPVVQSFEPGEEWYWDYATSEVRESGPDLAPPGSHPAGQPSPGPADRVPADWAASLHR from the coding sequence ATGACCAGCGACACCGGAATCGATCCCACCGTCCCGCCGAGCGGCCCCGGCTGCGTCGAGTGCGACGCGGTCGGGGGCTGGTGGTTCCACCTGCGGCGCTGTGCGAGCTGCGGCCACGTCGGCTGCTGCGACAGCTCGCCGGGACAGCACGCGACCGGCCATTTCCGGTCCACCGGGCACCCGGTGGTGCAGAGCTTCGAGCCGGGCGAGGAGTGGTACTGGGACTACGCGACCAGCGAGGTGCGCGAGTCGGGCCCGGACCTCGCCCCGCCCGGCAGCCACCCGGCCGGCCAGCCGTCCCCGGGCCCGGCGGACCGGGTCCCGGCGGACTGGGCGGCCTCCCTCCACCGCTGA
- a CDS encoding ATP-binding protein, translating to MSGRPMPCSPEEIGKLFLFEKLTPEQLGRLCAEGRVELFDPGPVYAEGEDATCFYVLLEGTVVLTRRVGGDDVETNRTSQRGVYAGAMQAYVGDRVPQVYNNSMRVTEPTRFFVLPADTFAAVMREWFPMAVHLLEGLFFGSKNTQRTIGQRERLLALGSLSAGLTHELNNPAAAAVRATSTLRERVAKMRHKLAVIAEGPFSREALAGLIEVQERTAERVAKAPSLSPLEAADREDELGDWLEDHGIEHGWQLAPTFVQAGLDTEWLEQVAAAVDEEILPGAVGWLNYTVETELLMNEIADSTARISHLVDAAKQYAQLDRAPYRTVDVHELLDSTLLMLSGKIGPRIGVVKEYERTVPRVPAYPAELNQVWTNLIDNAVAAVNDAGGEGTLTVRTALHHDRLLVEFRDTGTGIAPEIRERIFDPFFTTKPVGEGTGLGLDISWRIVVDKHHGSLQVESVPGDTRFQVLLPLTAAEPDPTGPAEPTDPTDPTDPTDPTDPTEEPV from the coding sequence GTGAGCGGGCGGCCGATGCCGTGCAGCCCCGAGGAGATCGGGAAGCTGTTCCTGTTCGAGAAGCTGACGCCCGAGCAGTTGGGCCGGCTGTGCGCCGAGGGCCGGGTGGAGCTGTTCGACCCGGGCCCCGTGTACGCGGAGGGCGAGGACGCCACCTGCTTCTACGTGCTGCTGGAGGGGACGGTCGTGCTGACCCGCCGGGTCGGCGGGGACGACGTGGAGACCAACCGCACCTCGCAGCGCGGGGTGTACGCGGGCGCGATGCAGGCGTACGTCGGCGACCGGGTGCCGCAGGTCTACAACAACTCCATGCGGGTCACCGAACCGACTCGGTTCTTCGTGTTGCCGGCGGACACGTTCGCGGCCGTCATGCGGGAGTGGTTCCCGATGGCGGTGCATCTGCTGGAGGGGCTGTTCTTCGGCTCCAAGAACACCCAGCGCACCATCGGCCAGCGCGAACGGCTGCTGGCGCTGGGCTCGCTGTCCGCCGGTCTGACGCACGAGCTGAACAACCCGGCGGCGGCCGCGGTACGGGCCACCTCGACGCTGCGGGAGCGGGTGGCGAAGATGCGGCACAAGCTGGCCGTGATCGCCGAGGGGCCGTTCTCCCGCGAGGCGCTCGCGGGGCTCATCGAGGTCCAGGAGCGGACGGCGGAACGGGTGGCCAAGGCGCCCTCGCTCAGCCCGCTGGAGGCCGCGGACCGGGAGGACGAACTCGGCGACTGGCTGGAGGACCACGGCATCGAGCACGGCTGGCAGCTCGCGCCGACCTTCGTGCAGGCCGGTCTGGACACCGAGTGGCTGGAGCAGGTCGCGGCGGCCGTGGACGAGGAGATCCTGCCGGGAGCGGTCGGCTGGCTCAACTACACGGTCGAGACCGAGCTGCTGATGAACGAGATCGCGGACTCCACCGCCCGCATCTCCCACCTGGTGGACGCGGCCAAGCAGTACGCGCAGCTGGACCGGGCGCCCTACCGGACGGTGGACGTCCACGAGCTCCTCGACAGCACGCTGCTGATGCTCTCCGGGAAGATCGGCCCGCGGATCGGGGTCGTCAAGGAGTACGAACGCACGGTGCCGCGGGTCCCGGCGTATCCGGCGGAGCTGAACCAGGTGTGGACCAACCTGATCGACAACGCCGTCGCCGCGGTGAACGACGCGGGCGGCGAGGGGACGCTGACCGTGCGCACCGCGCTCCACCACGACCGGCTGCTGGTGGAGTTCCGCGACACCGGCACCGGGATCGCCCCGGAGATCCGGGAGCGCATCTTCGACCCGTTCTTCACCACCAAGCCGGTGGGCGAGGGCACCGGGCTCGGGCTGGACATCTCCTGGCGGATCGTGGTCGACAAGCACCACGGCAGCCTCCAGGTCGAGTCCGTGCCGGGCGACACCCGTTTCCAGGTCCTTCTGCCGCTCACCGCCGCGGAACCCGACCCGACCGGACCCGCCGAACCCACCGATCCGACCGACCCGACCGATCCGACCGATCCGACCGATCCGACCGAGGAGCCGGTATGA
- a CDS encoding FAD-dependent oxidoreductase codes for MAQADGETRTVIMTVDDDPGVSRAVARDLRRRYGATYRIVRAESGESALGALRELKLRGDLVAVILADYRMPQMNGIEFLEQALDVYPGARRVLLTAYADTNAAIDAINVVDLDHYLLKPWDPPEEKLYPVLDDLLQAWRTGDHRPVPSTKVVGHRWSARSSEVREFLARNQVPYRWYSSDEPEGRRLLSAAGQDGHRLPVVITPDGTPLVEPEAPELAARVGLATTPASDFYDLVVIGGGPAGLGAAVYGASEGLRTVLVERSATGGQAGQSSRIENYLGFPDGVSGGQLTERARRQAAKFGAEILTAREVTGLEANGAARVVRFSDGSAIAAHSVILATGVSYRQLTAPGTEDLAGCGVFYGSALTEAASCQGHDVYIVGGANSAGQAAMYLARGAKSVTLLVRGGSLEASMSYYLIQQIEETPNIRVRCSTVVESAHGDGHLERLTLRDAESGATELVDAQWLFVFIGAAPLTGWLDGTVLRDERGFILAGPDLTPDGRPPADWELDRPPYHLETSVPGVFVAGDARAESAKRVASAVGEGAMAVMLVHRYLEQS; via the coding sequence ATGGCACAGGCCGACGGGGAGACACGGACCGTCATCATGACCGTGGACGACGATCCGGGGGTGTCCCGCGCCGTCGCCCGCGACCTGCGGCGGCGCTACGGCGCGACGTACCGGATCGTGCGCGCGGAGTCCGGCGAGTCGGCGCTCGGCGCACTGCGTGAACTGAAACTGCGCGGCGACCTGGTGGCCGTGATCCTGGCCGACTACCGGATGCCGCAGATGAACGGCATCGAGTTCCTGGAACAGGCCCTCGACGTGTACCCGGGCGCCCGGCGGGTGCTGCTGACGGCGTACGCGGACACCAACGCGGCGATCGACGCGATCAACGTCGTCGATCTGGACCACTACCTGCTCAAGCCCTGGGACCCGCCCGAGGAGAAGCTGTACCCGGTCCTGGACGACCTGCTCCAGGCCTGGCGCACCGGCGACCACCGGCCGGTGCCCAGCACCAAGGTCGTCGGGCACCGCTGGTCGGCACGGTCCTCGGAGGTCCGGGAGTTCCTCGCCCGCAACCAGGTGCCCTACCGCTGGTACTCCTCGGACGAGCCGGAGGGGCGGCGGCTGCTGTCGGCGGCCGGGCAGGACGGGCACCGGCTGCCGGTGGTGATCACACCGGACGGGACGCCGCTGGTGGAGCCGGAGGCGCCCGAGCTGGCCGCGCGGGTGGGTCTTGCCACCACGCCGGCCTCGGACTTCTACGACCTGGTGGTGATCGGCGGCGGCCCGGCCGGGCTCGGCGCGGCCGTGTACGGGGCCTCGGAGGGGCTGCGGACGGTACTGGTGGAGCGGTCGGCGACCGGCGGGCAGGCCGGGCAGAGCTCCCGCATCGAGAACTACCTCGGCTTCCCCGACGGCGTGTCCGGCGGGCAGCTGACCGAGCGGGCCCGGCGGCAGGCGGCGAAGTTCGGCGCCGAGATCCTCACCGCGCGCGAGGTCACCGGCCTGGAGGCGAACGGCGCGGCGCGCGTCGTCCGGTTCTCGGACGGCTCGGCGATCGCCGCGCACAGCGTCATCCTGGCGACCGGCGTGTCCTACCGGCAGCTGACCGCTCCGGGCACCGAGGACCTGGCCGGCTGCGGCGTGTTCTACGGCTCTGCGCTGACCGAGGCGGCCTCCTGCCAGGGCCACGACGTGTACATCGTCGGCGGTGCCAACTCGGCCGGGCAGGCGGCGATGTACCTGGCCCGGGGCGCCAAGTCGGTGACGCTGCTGGTGCGCGGCGGCTCCCTGGAGGCGTCGATGTCGTACTACCTGATCCAGCAGATCGAGGAGACGCCCAACATCCGGGTGCGCTGCTCCACCGTCGTCGAGAGCGCGCACGGCGACGGCCACCTGGAGCGGCTGACGCTGCGCGACGCGGAGAGCGGCGCCACCGAACTCGTCGACGCGCAGTGGCTGTTCGTGTTCATCGGCGCGGCCCCGCTGACCGGCTGGCTGGACGGCACGGTGCTGCGGGACGAGCGGGGCTTCATCCTCGCCGGGCCCGATCTGACGCCCGACGGGCGGCCGCCGGCCGACTGGGAGCTGGACCGGCCGCCGTACCACCTGGAGACCAGCGTCCCGGGCGTCTTCGTGGCGGGCGACGCCCGTGCGGAGTCCGCCAAGCGGGTCGCGTCCGCCGTCGGAGAGGGAGCCATGGCAGTGATGCTCGTCCACCGGTATCTGGAGCAGTCGTGA
- a CDS encoding universal stress protein translates to MTRPITAGSDGSEESLAALAWAAREAVRRGAPLHVVHAWRFQGEGVAGAVDRETQEGWARDALARAVGTVTERDPGLTVTTDVREGDAVAVLLAAAADAETLVLGSRGHGAVVGFLLGSVGQQVIAEATRPVVLVRAGDRAAAEAGGREVVVGQQGEPEDSADVIGFAFAAAAARGATVRAVRAWALPTVFTYSPGSMALADEAGGLEQYERKALGEALAPWRERFPDVPVVEHVEMGSAGQVLLSVSANAQLMVVGRRARRTAVGARIGSVAHGVLHHAECPVAVVPHS, encoded by the coding sequence ATGACGCGCCCGATCACGGCAGGCTCGGACGGTTCGGAGGAGAGCCTGGCCGCACTGGCCTGGGCGGCGAGGGAGGCGGTCCGTCGCGGCGCGCCATTGCACGTCGTGCACGCCTGGCGGTTCCAGGGGGAGGGCGTGGCCGGTGCGGTGGACCGGGAGACGCAGGAGGGGTGGGCGCGGGACGCCCTCGCCCGGGCGGTCGGCACCGTCACCGAGCGCGATCCCGGTCTCACGGTGACCACCGACGTCCGCGAGGGCGACGCCGTGGCGGTCCTGCTCGCCGCCGCGGCCGACGCCGAGACGCTGGTCCTCGGCTCGCGCGGCCACGGCGCGGTCGTCGGCTTCCTGCTCGGCTCGGTCGGCCAGCAGGTGATCGCCGAGGCGACCCGGCCCGTCGTCCTCGTCCGGGCCGGTGACCGGGCCGCCGCCGAGGCCGGGGGCCGCGAGGTCGTCGTGGGCCAGCAGGGCGAGCCGGAGGACAGCGCCGACGTCATCGGGTTCGCGTTCGCGGCGGCCGCCGCGCGAGGCGCCACCGTGCGCGCCGTGCGGGCCTGGGCCCTGCCGACGGTCTTCACCTACAGCCCCGGCTCGATGGCCCTCGCGGACGAGGCCGGCGGCCTGGAGCAGTACGAGCGCAAGGCGCTCGGCGAGGCGCTCGCACCATGGCGCGAGCGCTTCCCCGACGTGCCGGTGGTCGAGCACGTGGAGATGGGCAGCGCGGGCCAGGTGCTGCTGTCGGTGTCCGCGAACGCCCAGTTGATGGTCGTCGGGCGCCGCGCCCGCCGTACGGCCGTCGGCGCCCGGATCGGCTCGGTGGCGCACGGCGTGCTGCACCACGCCGAGTGCCCGGTGGCGGTGGTCCCGCACAGCTGA
- a CDS encoding DUF4032 domain-containing protein, producing the protein MALQISATNPEHPALLLELPWQLPLEQWPEEYLVPLPRGISRHVVRYARAGDEVIAVKELAERPALREYQLLRDLDRLAIPAVDALAVVTGRSDAAGEALEPVLVTRHLGGSLPYRSMFETTLRPATMHRLMDALAVLLVRLHLAGFAWGDCSLSNTLFRRDAGAYAAYLVDAETGDLHPRLSDGQRDYDLDLARVNISGELLDLEASGALHPSVDPVEFGTEICARYRSLWQELTRTSVYPAGKYHYIERRIRRLNALGFDVAEMQIEHASNGDTVTFVPKVVDAGHHQRQLLRLTGLDAEENQARRLLNDLESWMATQDDYAPGDPLGARPEVLAHRWVREVFRPTVRAVPVEVRGAMDPAEIYHELLEHRWYLSERAQHDIGLETAVEDYILNILPRARETLQPTAD; encoded by the coding sequence ATGGCCTTGCAGATCAGTGCCACCAATCCGGAGCATCCCGCGCTCCTGCTCGAACTGCCCTGGCAGCTGCCGCTGGAGCAGTGGCCCGAGGAGTATCTCGTGCCGCTGCCGCGGGGCATCTCCCGGCACGTGGTCCGCTACGCGCGCGCCGGGGACGAGGTGATCGCCGTCAAGGAGCTGGCCGAGCGGCCCGCACTGCGCGAGTACCAGCTGCTGCGCGACCTGGACCGGCTCGCCATCCCGGCGGTGGACGCGCTGGCCGTGGTCACCGGCCGCTCCGACGCCGCCGGCGAGGCCCTGGAGCCGGTGCTGGTCACCCGGCACCTGGGCGGCTCGCTGCCGTACCGGTCGATGTTCGAGACGACGCTGCGCCCGGCCACCATGCACCGCCTGATGGACGCCCTCGCGGTGCTGCTGGTCCGACTGCACCTGGCCGGCTTCGCGTGGGGGGACTGCTCGCTGTCCAACACGCTCTTCCGGCGCGACGCGGGCGCCTACGCCGCCTACCTCGTCGACGCCGAGACCGGCGACCTGCACCCGCGGCTCAGCGACGGGCAGCGCGACTACGACCTCGACCTCGCCCGGGTGAACATCAGCGGCGAGCTGCTCGACCTGGAGGCCTCGGGGGCGCTGCACCCCTCCGTCGACCCGGTCGAGTTCGGCACCGAGATCTGCGCCCGCTACCGGAGCCTGTGGCAGGAGCTGACCCGCACCTCCGTGTATCCGGCGGGCAAGTACCACTACATCGAGCGCCGGATCCGGCGCCTGAACGCGCTCGGTTTCGACGTGGCCGAGATGCAGATCGAGCACGCCTCCAACGGCGACACGGTCACCTTCGTGCCCAAGGTCGTCGACGCCGGTCACCACCAGCGCCAGCTGTTGCGCCTGACCGGCCTGGACGCCGAGGAGAACCAGGCCAGGCGGCTGCTCAACGACCTGGAGAGCTGGATGGCCACCCAGGACGACTACGCCCCGGGCGACCCCCTCGGCGCCCGCCCGGAGGTCCTCGCCCACCGCTGGGTGCGCGAGGTCTTCCGGCCCACCGTGCGCGCCGTGCCGGTGGAAGTGCGCGGCGCGATGGACCCGGCGGAGATCTACCACGAGCTGCTGGAGCACCGCTGGTACCTCTCCGAGCGGGCCCAGCACGACATCGGCCTGGAGACGGCCGTCGAGGACTACATCCTCAACATCCTGCCCCGGGCCCGGGAGACCCTGCAGCCCACGGCGGACTGA
- a CDS encoding MBL fold metallo-hydrolase — MSADVRQVADGTYLVHGGNTNWVVLTDGDAVTLVDTGYPGDRRALLDSLAAVGSSPEAVAAVLITHAHNDHLGSAEYLRAAHGTPVLLHEAEVPHARRDFLQQVSVGTVLRNAWRPGVLPWTVHVLRTGGTEQHPVTAPAAFPVDGALDLPGRPVPVHTPGHTDGHCVYHLPDAGVVISGDALVSGHAISRVEGPQLLPDLFHHDRTRAVASLDVIAGLEGDVLLPGHGPVHRGPVKDAAARARERAF; from the coding sequence ATGAGCGCGGACGTACGGCAAGTGGCCGACGGCACCTACCTGGTGCACGGCGGCAACACCAACTGGGTCGTCCTCACCGACGGCGACGCGGTGACCCTCGTCGACACCGGATACCCCGGCGACCGCCGGGCGCTGCTCGACTCCCTCGCCGCCGTCGGGAGTTCGCCCGAGGCGGTGGCGGCCGTGCTGATCACCCACGCCCACAACGACCACCTGGGCTCGGCCGAGTACCTGCGCGCCGCCCACGGCACCCCGGTCCTGCTGCACGAGGCCGAGGTGCCGCACGCCCGGCGCGACTTCCTCCAGCAGGTGTCGGTCGGCACCGTGCTGCGCAACGCCTGGCGCCCCGGCGTGCTGCCGTGGACGGTGCACGTGCTGCGCACCGGCGGCACCGAGCAGCACCCGGTGACCGCGCCCGCGGCCTTCCCGGTGGACGGCGCCCTCGACCTGCCCGGCCGGCCCGTGCCGGTGCACACCCCCGGGCACACCGACGGCCACTGCGTCTACCACCTTCCCGACGCCGGGGTGGTGATCTCCGGCGACGCGCTGGTGAGCGGCCACGCCATCTCGCGGGTCGAGGGACCGCAGCTGCTGCCCGACCTGTTCCACCACGACCGGACGCGCGCGGTCGCCTCGCTCGACGTCATCGCCGGTCTGGAGGGCGACGTGCTGCTGCCTGGCCACGGTCCGGTCCACCGCGGGCCGGTGAAGGACGCCGCGGCACGGGCCCGGGAACGGGCGTTCTAG
- a CDS encoding alpha-ketoglutarate-dependent dioxygenase AlkB, producing MTTHHLQASLFDQTDEVRLGPLDGLRRTHLGLGAWIDLLPGWLSGADALFERLAAEVPWRAERREMYERVVDVPRLLAFYGAGDALPHPLLTEARDALSAHYAEELGEPFTSAGLCHYRDGRDSVAWHGDRIGRGARQDTMVAILSVGAPRDLLLRPAGGGGQTVRRPLGHGDLIVMGGSCQRTWEHCVPKSTRAAGPRISVQFRPRGVR from the coding sequence ATGACCACGCACCACCTCCAGGCCTCGCTCTTCGACCAGACCGACGAGGTCCGGCTGGGCCCGCTCGACGGTCTGCGCCGCACCCACCTCGGCCTGGGAGCCTGGATCGACCTGCTCCCCGGGTGGCTGAGCGGCGCCGACGCGCTGTTCGAGCGGCTGGCCGCCGAGGTCCCCTGGCGTGCGGAACGGCGTGAGATGTACGAACGCGTCGTCGACGTACCCCGGCTGCTGGCGTTCTACGGCGCGGGCGACGCCCTCCCGCACCCGCTGCTGACCGAGGCGCGCGACGCCCTGTCGGCCCACTACGCCGAGGAGCTGGGCGAGCCGTTCACAAGCGCGGGCCTGTGCCACTACCGCGACGGCCGGGACAGCGTCGCCTGGCACGGTGACCGGATCGGACGCGGCGCGCGCCAGGACACCATGGTCGCCATCCTCTCGGTGGGCGCGCCCCGGGACCTGCTGCTGCGCCCGGCGGGCGGGGGCGGGCAGACCGTGCGCCGCCCGCTGGGCCACGGCGACCTGATCGTGATGGGCGGCTCCTGCCAGCGCACCTGGGAACACTGCGTCCCCAAGAGCACCCGCGCCGCCGGGCCCCGCATCAGCGTCCAGTTCCGCCCGCGCGGCGTGCGCTGA
- a CDS encoding TetR/AcrR family transcriptional regulator, which translates to MAAKATTGRVTRRRVRTRANLLDAAFAVFAAKGFGRVSIEEVCEAAGYSRGAFYSNFDSLDELFFVLYEQRADLIAEQVATALAADGPGLDVSAAVERVTEVLLLDRDWLLVKTDFLVHAARDPEVARTLLEHRARLRRAIADRLARARGHTALPAVPGDAEEAAHAVIAAYDGVTTQLLLDRDVAGARVWLGQLLTALLTDGSARH; encoded by the coding sequence ATGGCGGCGAAGGCGACCACCGGGCGGGTGACCAGGCGCCGCGTGCGCACCCGGGCGAACCTCCTGGACGCCGCGTTCGCGGTGTTCGCCGCCAAGGGCTTCGGACGGGTGTCGATCGAGGAGGTCTGCGAGGCGGCCGGGTACAGCCGGGGCGCCTTCTACTCCAACTTCGACAGTCTCGACGAGCTGTTCTTCGTCCTCTACGAGCAGCGGGCCGACCTGATCGCCGAGCAGGTGGCCACCGCCCTCGCCGCCGACGGACCCGGCCTGGACGTGTCCGCCGCCGTGGAGCGCGTCACCGAGGTGCTGCTCCTGGACCGGGACTGGCTCCTGGTGAAGACGGACTTCCTGGTGCACGCCGCCCGCGACCCCGAGGTCGCCCGGACCCTGCTGGAGCACCGGGCCCGCCTCAGGCGGGCGATCGCCGACCGGCTCGCCCGGGCCCGCGGACACACCGCCCTGCCCGCAGTGCCCGGCGACGCCGAGGAGGCCGCGCACGCCGTGATCGCGGCCTACGACGGGGTCACCACCCAACTGCTCCTGGACCGGGACGTCGCGGGCGCCCGGGTCTGGCTGGGGCAGCTGCTCACCGCGCTGCTCACCGACGGCAGCGCGCGTCACTGA
- a CDS encoding FAD-binding dehydrogenase, whose protein sequence is MDADVIVVGAGLAGLVAAHELTSRGRRVALVDQENAANLGGQAFWSFGGLFLVDSPEQRRLGVKDSLDLAWNDWQGSAGFDRTEDEDSWSVRWARAYVEWAAGEKRSWLAGHGITFLPTVGWAERGDLRAGGHGNSVPRFHIAWGTGTGVVEPFVRYAKQAARDGLLTFHHRHRVDHLVVEDGSARGVRGTVLAPDDSPRGVASNRDAAGEFELTARAVIVTSGGIGADHDIVRRHWPERLGTPPAEMVTGVPAYVDGRMLDISAEAGARLVNRDRMWHYTEGVRNWDPIWPGHGIRILPGPSSMWFDALGRRLPEPYLPGYDTLGTLRHLRTAEGLAEHDHSWFVLTQKIVEKEFALSGSEQNPDITAKNRAGFLRERLLGKGAPAPVDAFLRHGADFVTAPNLEQLVEKMNRLTDEPLLEAAALRRQIEARDLQLANPYAKDAQVQGIRNARRYIGDRLGRVATPHRILDPAAGPLIGVKLHILTRKTLGGIQTDLDSRALGADGTPVEGLYAAGEVAGFGGGGVHGYNALEGTFLGGCLFSGRAAGRAAARQTA, encoded by the coding sequence ATGGATGCCGACGTCATCGTGGTCGGAGCGGGTCTGGCGGGCCTGGTCGCGGCCCACGAGCTGACCAGCCGGGGCAGGAGAGTCGCCCTGGTGGACCAGGAGAACGCGGCCAACCTCGGCGGGCAGGCCTTCTGGTCCTTCGGCGGTCTCTTCCTGGTCGACTCCCCGGAGCAGCGGCGGCTCGGCGTCAAGGACTCCCTCGACCTGGCCTGGAACGACTGGCAGGGCAGCGCAGGCTTCGACCGGACCGAGGACGAGGACTCCTGGTCGGTGCGCTGGGCACGGGCGTACGTCGAGTGGGCGGCGGGGGAGAAGCGGTCCTGGCTGGCCGGGCACGGCATCACCTTCCTGCCCACCGTCGGCTGGGCCGAGCGCGGCGACCTCAGGGCGGGCGGGCACGGCAACTCCGTACCCCGCTTCCACATCGCCTGGGGCACCGGCACGGGGGTCGTCGAGCCCTTCGTGCGGTACGCGAAGCAGGCCGCGCGCGACGGACTGCTCACCTTCCACCACCGCCACCGCGTCGACCACCTGGTCGTCGAGGACGGCTCCGCGCGCGGGGTGCGCGGCACGGTCCTCGCCCCGGACGACTCACCGCGCGGCGTCGCCTCCAACCGCGACGCGGCCGGCGAGTTCGAACTCACCGCGCGTGCCGTGATCGTCACCTCCGGCGGCATCGGCGCCGACCACGACATCGTCCGCCGCCACTGGCCCGAGCGTCTGGGCACCCCGCCCGCCGAGATGGTCACCGGCGTCCCCGCCTACGTCGACGGACGGATGCTCGACATCAGCGCCGAGGCGGGCGCCCGCCTGGTCAACCGGGACCGGATGTGGCACTACACCGAGGGCGTGCGCAACTGGGACCCGATCTGGCCCGGCCACGGCATCCGCATCCTGCCCGGACCGTCCTCGATGTGGTTCGACGCGCTGGGACGCCGGCTGCCCGAGCCGTACCTGCCCGGCTACGACACCCTCGGCACCCTGCGCCACCTGCGCACGGCCGAGGGTCTCGCGGAGCACGACCACTCCTGGTTCGTCCTCACCCAGAAGATCGTCGAGAAGGAGTTCGCGCTCTCCGGCTCCGAGCAGAACCCCGACATCACCGCCAAGAACCGCGCCGGCTTCCTGCGCGAACGCCTGCTCGGCAAGGGAGCCCCGGCCCCGGTGGACGCGTTCCTGCGCCACGGCGCCGACTTCGTGACCGCGCCGAACCTGGAGCAACTGGTGGAGAAGATGAACCGGTTGACCGACGAGCCGCTCCTGGAGGCCGCCGCGCTCCGGCGCCAGATCGAGGCCCGCGACCTCCAACTGGCCAACCCGTACGCCAAGGACGCCCAGGTGCAGGGCATTCGCAACGCCCGCCGCTACATCGGCGACCGCCTCGGCCGCGTCGCCACCCCGCACCGGATCCTCGACCCGGCCGCGGGCCCGCTGATCGGCGTCAAGCTGCACATCCTCACCCGCAAGACCCTCGGCGGCATCCAGACCGACCTGGACTCCCGCGCCCTGGGCGCCGACGGCACCCCGGTCGAGGGCCTGTACGCGGCCGGCGAGGTGGCCGGCTTCGGCGGGGGAGGGGTGCACGGGTACAACGCGCTGGAGGGCACCTTCCTCGGCGGCTGCCTGTTCTCCGGCCGGGCGGCGGGCCGGGCCGCGGCACGGCAGACCGCCTGA
- a CDS encoding DUF488 family protein, translating into MSVRVRRVYDPPEPEDGVRVLVDRLWPRGVSKDAARVDEWPKELTPSTELRRWYHAGERSYEEFARRYEAELTAPEASELLDRVRELAEAGDVTLLTAARSPGESHASVLLRLLDEG; encoded by the coding sequence ATGAGCGTGCGCGTGCGCCGCGTCTACGACCCGCCGGAGCCGGAGGACGGGGTACGGGTCCTGGTGGACCGGCTGTGGCCCCGGGGTGTGTCGAAGGACGCGGCGCGGGTGGACGAGTGGCCCAAGGAGCTCACCCCGTCGACCGAGCTGCGCCGCTGGTACCACGCGGGCGAGCGCTCGTACGAGGAGTTCGCGCGCCGGTACGAGGCGGAGCTGACCGCCCCGGAGGCGAGCGAACTCCTCGACCGGGTACGGGAACTGGCCGAGGCGGGCGACGTGACGCTGCTGACCGCGGCCAGGTCGCCCGGCGAGAGCCACGCCTCCGTGCTGCTCCGCCTCCTCGACGAGGGGTGA
- a CDS encoding WhiB family transcriptional regulator — protein MDNWREHAACRTEDPDLFFPIGTTGPAALQTEQAKAVCRTCPVREQCLRWALDTGQTIGVWGGTSELERRALKRREAARRRSG, from the coding sequence ATGGACAACTGGCGCGAACACGCCGCATGCCGGACGGAGGACCCCGACCTCTTCTTCCCGATCGGCACCACCGGCCCGGCCGCTTTGCAGACCGAGCAGGCGAAGGCGGTCTGCCGGACCTGTCCGGTCCGGGAGCAGTGTCTGCGCTGGGCGCTCGACACCGGGCAGACCATCGGTGTCTGGGGCGGCACCAGCGAGCTCGAACGCCGGGCGCTCAAGCGGCGCGAGGCCGCTCGCCGGAGGTCCGGCTGA